The Mycolicibacterium flavescens genome has a segment encoding these proteins:
- a CDS encoding deazaflavin-dependent nitroreductase family protein: MPLSGEYEPSPWDWVREHTDRITQSGTTAGVDMKGKPLILLTTVGAKTGKIRKTPLMRVEHDGQYAVVASLGGAPKHPVWYHNIKAHPRVELQDGAVTREYDAREVTGEEKAVWWERAVSAWPDYAEYQKKTDRQIPVFVLTPIS; this comes from the coding sequence ATGCCACTTTCCGGAGAGTATGAGCCCAGCCCGTGGGACTGGGTGAGGGAACACACCGACCGAATCACACAATCCGGCACCACCGCGGGTGTGGATATGAAGGGCAAGCCGCTCATCCTGCTGACGACCGTCGGCGCGAAGACGGGCAAGATTCGCAAAACCCCGCTGATGCGGGTGGAACACGACGGCCAGTATGCGGTGGTGGCCTCGTTGGGCGGCGCCCCGAAGCATCCGGTCTGGTACCACAACATCAAGGCCCATCCGCGGGTGGAACTGCAGGACGGCGCGGTGACCAGGGAATATGACGCTCGGGAGGTCACCGGCGAGGAGAAGGCCGTCTGGTGGGAGCGGGCCGTGTCCGCGTGGCCCGACTACGCCGAGTACCAGAAGAAGACCGACCGCCAGATCCCGGTGTTCGTGCTGACCCCGATTTCTTGA
- the treZ gene encoding malto-oligosyltrehalose trehalohydrolase: MTEFSVWAPRPQRVRLDVDGELHDMTRSDNGWWRADVEARPDARYGFVLDDDPKVLPDPRSPRQPDGVHERSQLWQPDPSAWTDADWAGRSIEGAVIYELHVGTFTPEGTFDAVADKLDYLVDLGVDLIELMPVNAFGGTHGWGYDGVLWYAVHEPYGGPDALVRLIDACHERGLGVLIDAVFNHLGPSGNYLPMFGPYLSAGSNPWGESINIADADADEVRRYIIDCALRWMRDFHADGLRLDAVHALVDTTAIHILEELSAETDALAAELGRPLSLIAESDLNDPRLITPRDKGGLGMTAQWDDDIHHAIHSAVSGEQQGYYNDFGTVEALATTLKNGYYHAGTYSSFRHRRHGRPLDTATIPGTRLLAYTLTHDQVGNRAVGDRPSQNLTFGQLAVKAALALGSPYTAMLFMGEEWGSSSPFQFFSSHPEPELARATAEGRKREFAEHGWDADEIPDPQDPETFERSKLKWDEIDEGDHGRLRRVYRDLIALRHNEPDVADPWLNNLGIDYDEDRRWIVMHRGSLSIACNLGTDAVDVPVTGEVVLAWGEPEVAEKTTRAEGHSFAVIRRN, from the coding sequence ATGACTGAATTCAGCGTGTGGGCGCCGCGACCGCAACGGGTCCGGCTCGACGTGGACGGTGAACTGCACGACATGACCCGCTCCGACAACGGGTGGTGGCGCGCCGACGTCGAGGCCCGGCCTGACGCACGCTACGGTTTCGTCCTCGACGACGACCCCAAAGTGCTCCCCGACCCCCGCTCCCCCCGTCAGCCCGACGGTGTGCACGAGAGGTCGCAGCTGTGGCAACCGGATCCGTCGGCATGGACGGACGCCGACTGGGCCGGCCGCTCGATCGAGGGTGCGGTGATCTACGAATTGCACGTCGGGACCTTCACTCCCGAAGGCACGTTCGACGCGGTGGCCGACAAGCTGGACTACCTCGTCGACCTCGGCGTCGACCTCATCGAGCTGATGCCGGTCAACGCCTTCGGTGGCACCCACGGGTGGGGTTACGACGGTGTGCTCTGGTACGCGGTACACGAACCATACGGCGGGCCCGACGCGCTGGTACGCCTGATCGACGCCTGCCACGAACGCGGACTCGGGGTGCTGATCGACGCCGTGTTCAACCACCTGGGCCCCTCGGGGAACTACCTGCCCATGTTCGGGCCGTACCTGTCGGCCGGCAGCAATCCGTGGGGCGAGTCGATCAACATCGCCGACGCCGATGCCGACGAGGTGCGGCGCTACATCATCGACTGCGCGCTGCGCTGGATGCGCGACTTCCACGCCGACGGGCTGCGTCTGGATGCGGTGCACGCCCTCGTCGACACGACGGCGATCCACATCCTCGAAGAGCTGTCCGCCGAAACCGATGCGCTGGCAGCAGAGTTGGGCCGGCCGCTGTCGTTGATCGCCGAGAGCGACCTCAACGATCCGCGGCTCATCACCCCCCGCGACAAGGGCGGCCTGGGGATGACCGCGCAGTGGGACGACGACATCCACCACGCGATCCACTCCGCAGTGTCCGGCGAACAGCAGGGCTACTACAACGATTTCGGAACCGTTGAGGCGCTGGCCACCACGCTGAAGAACGGTTACTACCACGCCGGCACGTACTCGTCGTTTCGACACCGCAGGCACGGGCGCCCGTTGGACACCGCCACGATTCCGGGCACCCGCTTACTGGCGTATACGCTGACCCACGATCAGGTGGGCAACCGCGCCGTCGGAGACCGGCCGTCGCAGAACCTGACGTTCGGCCAGCTCGCCGTCAAAGCCGCCTTGGCGCTCGGAAGCCCGTATACGGCCATGCTTTTCATGGGCGAGGAATGGGGGTCGTCGTCACCGTTCCAGTTCTTCAGCTCGCATCCGGAGCCCGAACTGGCGCGGGCCACGGCCGAGGGCCGCAAGCGTGAGTTCGCCGAGCACGGCTGGGACGCCGACGAGATCCCGGATCCGCAAGACCCCGAGACGTTCGAGCGCTCGAAGCTGAAGTGGGATGAGATCGACGAGGGCGACCACGGCCGGCTGCGGCGGGTATACCGCGATCTGATCGCGTTGCGGCACAACGAGCCCGATGTGGCCGACCCGTGGCTGAACAACCTCGGGATCGACTACGACGAAGACCGGCGCTGGATCGTGATGCACCGCGGGTCGTTGTCGATCGCATGCAATCTGGGCACCGACGCGGTCGACGTCCCGGTCACCGGCGAGGTGGTGCTGGCGTGGGGCGAGCCCGAGGTCGCCGAAAAGACCACCCGCGCCGAGGGGCACTCGTTCGCGGTCATCCGCCGAAACTGA
- the ilvA gene encoding threonine dehydratase yields the protein MLRSPLELSDRLSDATGAAVYLKREDLQPVRSYKLRGAHNLLMQLSPDELAAGVVCSSAGNHAQGFAMACRSMGVRGRVYVPGKTPKQKRDRIRYHGREFIELIVGGRTYDEAAAAAAEDIARTGATLVPPYDDLRTMAGQGTIAAEIIDQLDTEPDLVVVPVGGGGCIAGITTYLVERTSGTSVLGVEPAGAPAMIAALAAGEPVTIDDVDQFVDGAAVKRAGTLPYEVLAAAGDMVSMTTVDEGAVCTAMLDLYQNEGIIAEPAGALSVAALMEADIEPGSTVVCVISGGNNDVSRYGEVLERSLVHLGLKHYFLVDFPQEPGALRRFLDQILGPNDDITLFEYVKRNNRETGEALVGIELGSATDFEGLLERMRASDIHVEALEPDSPAYRYLL from the coding sequence GTGCTGCGCAGCCCGCTGGAACTCAGCGACAGGCTCTCGGATGCCACCGGCGCTGCGGTGTATCTGAAGCGCGAGGATCTGCAGCCGGTGCGGTCCTACAAGTTGCGCGGCGCGCACAACCTGCTGATGCAGTTGTCCCCCGACGAGTTGGCCGCAGGCGTGGTGTGCTCGTCGGCGGGCAATCACGCGCAGGGCTTCGCGATGGCGTGCCGCTCGATGGGCGTGCGCGGCCGGGTCTACGTGCCGGGCAAGACGCCCAAGCAGAAGCGTGACCGGATCCGATACCACGGCCGCGAGTTCATCGAGTTGATCGTCGGCGGCAGGACCTACGACGAGGCCGCCGCCGCCGCGGCCGAAGACATCGCCCGCACGGGTGCGACATTGGTGCCGCCTTACGACGATCTGCGCACGATGGCCGGACAGGGCACGATCGCCGCCGAGATCATCGATCAGCTCGACACCGAACCCGACCTCGTCGTCGTCCCGGTCGGGGGCGGCGGATGCATCGCCGGCATCACCACCTATCTGGTCGAACGAACCAGCGGCACCTCCGTGTTGGGCGTCGAGCCGGCGGGGGCGCCCGCGATGATCGCGGCGCTGGCGGCCGGTGAGCCGGTGACGATCGACGACGTGGACCAGTTCGTCGACGGTGCGGCGGTGAAGCGTGCGGGAACGCTGCCGTACGAGGTGCTGGCGGCGGCCGGCGACATGGTATCGATGACGACCGTCGACGAGGGCGCCGTGTGCACCGCGATGCTCGACCTGTACCAGAACGAGGGCATCATCGCCGAGCCGGCGGGAGCGCTGTCGGTGGCCGCGTTGATGGAGGCCGACATCGAGCCGGGATCGACTGTGGTGTGTGTGATCTCGGGCGGCAACAACGACGTGTCGCGGTACGGCGAGGTACTGGAGCGTTCGCTGGTGCATCTTGGCCTCAAGCACTATTTCCTGGTCGACTTCCCGCAGGAGCCGGGCGCGCTGCGCCGATTCCTCGACCAGATCCTCGGCCCCAACGACGACATCACCTTGTTCGAGTACGTCAAGCGCAACAACCGCGAGACCGGCGAGGCGCTGGTCGGAATCGAGTTGGGTTCGGCGACCGACTTCGAGGGCCTGCTCGAGCGCATGCGCGCCTCGGACATCCACGTCGAGGCGCTCGAACCGGACTCACCGGCGTACCGCTACCTGCTCTGA
- a CDS encoding Polyketide cyclase / dehydrase and lipid transport, with protein sequence MESRHVSTWIAAPPEAVYEFAADPQTWPRWAAGLAQGGLRQTPGGWVADSPMGEVTVEFSPRNDLGVLDHVVRLPTGEAVYNPMRVQPWNVPTDAGEPRCEVVFSVRRRPAMTDEQFDADTDAVAADLATLKRLIED encoded by the coding sequence ATGGAGTCACGACACGTCAGCACCTGGATCGCCGCGCCGCCCGAGGCCGTCTACGAGTTCGCCGCGGACCCGCAGACGTGGCCGCGGTGGGCGGCGGGCCTCGCACAGGGCGGCCTTCGCCAGACTCCGGGCGGTTGGGTGGCCGACTCACCGATGGGCGAGGTGACCGTCGAGTTCTCGCCGCGCAACGATCTCGGCGTGCTCGACCACGTCGTACGCCTGCCCACCGGGGAAGCGGTCTACAACCCGATGCGGGTGCAGCCCTGGAATGTGCCGACCGACGCTGGCGAGCCGCGCTGTGAGGTGGTGTTCAGCGTGCGCCGACGGCCGGCGATGACCGACGAGCAGTTCGATGCCGACACCGACGCGGTGGCCGCCGACCTGGCGACGCTCAAGAGGCTGATCGAGGACTAA